A stretch of Planococcus citri chromosome 5, ihPlaCitr1.1, whole genome shotgun sequence DNA encodes these proteins:
- the LOC135848853 gene encoding uncharacterized protein LOC135848853 — MNVVNEDVVLKILTSKNANAASKITLLKWHIKGNIIKAGNNHMSEVYRLTIDYLKNCQPQTRILFVKVPSNSPMYEAGSKWDVFTKELVMYTEILPQIYAFEDDYFTARYYHVDEKHTLFLKDLSQTGYKTGNRTQQLDFQHCAYALRCLAKFHGLSVHLEKTKGLPEVILKDLFYNFHNDDEDTRKQIFAGLTQFYDFLDPAIRSKYADKIEFFKTIEWTEVVADIVPENSSFNVLNHGDYWTNNVMFKYDKFGIIKKAKMLDFQLCRWSNPANDLIYFTITSMRYETYEQYFDLLCSIYLETLNNILAKFDYPTYEMEDLKKDIESRFAFCFVVISCILPIMVSDPDIPVNINEVFKNNESDATALHETLKHKEYLKIATKWFEHFAKKDMSKFETKPIESLSGNAHQHTVHGNQPRNKFHENEDT, encoded by the exons ATGAACGTCGTCAACGAAGACGTCGTCTTGAAAATACTGACCTCAAAAAACGCCAACGCAGCATCCAAAATAACCTTACTAAAATGGCACATAAAAGGCAACATCATAAAAGCCGGAAACAACCACATGAGCGAAGTGTACAGATTGACCATAGattacctgaaaaattgtcAACCTCAAACCAGAATTCTATTCGTCAAAGTTCCTTCAAACTCTCCGATGTACGAGGCAGGTTCCAAATGGGATGTTTTCACCAAAGAACTCGTCATGTACACGGAGATCCTTCCTCAAATATACGCTTTCGAAGACGATTACTTCACCGCCAGATATTACCACGTTGATGAAAAGCACACGTTGTTTTTAAAAGACCTTAGTCAGACCGGATACAAGACTGGAAACCGTACACAGCAATTAGATTTTCAACACTGTGCTTACGCTTTGAGATGTCTAGCAAAGTTCCACGGTTTATCGGTGCATTTAGAGAAGACCAAAGGTTTACCCGAGGTTATTCTCAAAgatcttttttacaattttcacaaCGACGATGAAGATACGAGGAAACAAATTTTCGCCGGACTGACGCAATTTTACGATTTCCTCGACCCTGCGATCCGGTCCAAATACGCCGACAAGATAGAATTCTTCAAGACCATAGAATGGACCGAGGTGGTCGCCGATATCGTTCCAGAGAACAGCTCGTTCAACGTGTTGAATCACGGCGATTATTGGACTAATAACGTTATGTTCAAGTACGATAAATTTGGTATCATTAAGAAAGCCAAAATGCTCGACTTCCAACTATGTCGTTGGTCCAATCCGGCTAACGATTTGATATACTTCACGATCACCAGTATGCGATACGAAACATACGAACAGTATTTCGATTTATTGTGCTCCATTTATCTGGAGACTCTGAATAACATATTAGCTAAATTCGATTATCCCACGTACGAAATGGAAGACTTGAAGAAGGATATTGAGAGTAGATTTGCGTTCTGCTTTGTTGTAATTAGCTGTATTTTACCTATCATGGTAAGTGACCCAGATATTCCGGTAAATATAAacgaggttttcaaaaataacgaaTCCGACGCAACTGCTCTGCATGAGACGCTAAAGCACAAAGAGTATTTGAAGATAGCTACCAAATGGTTCgaacattttgctaaaaaag ATATGTCCAAGTTCGAAACGAAACCAATAGAATCACTGAGTGGAAATGCACACCAACATACTGTACACGGAAATCAACCTAGaaataaatttcatgaaaatgaggATACATAA